A window of Streptomyces sp. N50 contains these coding sequences:
- a CDS encoding dipeptide/oligopeptide/nickel ABC transporter permease/ATP-binding protein, with protein sequence MTLPQSEEPAGAVDTAVAAQGRAGLLRRLLRDPVAVTCLVLLAVISLASLFAPLLTSQDPAHTSLTDSLAPPSGTHPLGGDGVGRDVLARLLYGGRTSLLGALLAVAVAVVIGVPAGLVAGYYRKWFDAVSSWVSNLLMAVPAIIVLLVVMSAVGQNTYLAMAVFGVLMSPGVFRLIRASVISVREELYVDAARVSGLTDARIIRRHILPVVQAPTIIQAAQMLGLGIVIQSGLEFLGLGSATQASWGSMLNDAFGNIYTKPELMVWPGVALAVTVAAFGLLGNALRDALDGSATGGRRKSRGATARRPVADKKAPLVTLEAGETDDALLVLEGLTVSYPTAQGEKTVVDGVSLTVRRGEVLGLVGESGSGKSQTAFAVLGLLPREAQVTTTRLEFDGTELGRLGSTAMNRYRGHRIAYVPQEPMSNLDPSFRIGAQLVEPVRRHLGLSATEAKAKTLGLLERVGISDPERVFRAYPHQISGGMAQRVLIAGAVSCEPDLLIADEPTTALDVTVQAEVLDLMRSLQRERNMGLILVTHDFGVVADLCDRVTVMQTGAVVESAPVAQLFADPQHPYTRMLLSSTLEDAEPRSALSLSRTVSASAAGATNSAGITHTGRQEGPA encoded by the coding sequence ATGACGCTTCCCCAGTCCGAAGAACCGGCGGGCGCGGTCGACACGGCCGTCGCCGCGCAGGGACGGGCAGGCCTCCTGCGCCGACTGCTGCGCGACCCGGTGGCCGTGACCTGCCTGGTGCTCCTCGCGGTCATCTCCCTGGCCAGCCTGTTCGCACCGCTCCTGACCAGCCAGGACCCGGCCCACACCTCACTGACCGACAGCCTCGCCCCGCCCAGCGGCACCCACCCCCTGGGCGGGGACGGCGTCGGCCGCGACGTCCTGGCCCGACTCCTCTACGGCGGCCGCACCAGCCTCCTCGGCGCGCTGCTCGCCGTCGCCGTCGCCGTGGTGATCGGCGTTCCGGCCGGTCTGGTGGCCGGGTACTACCGCAAGTGGTTCGACGCGGTGAGCAGTTGGGTGTCCAACCTGCTGATGGCCGTACCGGCGATCATCGTGCTCCTCGTCGTGATGTCCGCGGTGGGCCAGAACACCTACCTCGCCATGGCGGTCTTCGGCGTGCTGATGTCACCGGGCGTCTTCCGGCTGATCCGCGCCTCGGTGATCTCCGTACGCGAGGAGCTGTACGTCGACGCGGCACGGGTGTCCGGTCTGACGGACGCCCGGATCATCCGCCGGCACATCCTGCCCGTCGTGCAGGCGCCGACCATCATCCAGGCCGCCCAGATGCTCGGCCTCGGCATCGTCATCCAGTCCGGTCTTGAGTTCCTCGGCCTCGGCTCGGCGACCCAGGCGAGCTGGGGCTCCATGCTGAACGACGCCTTCGGAAACATCTACACCAAGCCGGAGTTGATGGTCTGGCCCGGCGTGGCGCTCGCGGTGACGGTCGCCGCGTTCGGCCTGCTGGGCAACGCCCTGCGGGACGCGCTGGACGGGAGCGCGACGGGCGGGCGGAGGAAGTCGCGCGGTGCTACGGCCCGTAGGCCGGTCGCGGACAAGAAGGCACCGCTCGTCACGCTGGAAGCGGGGGAGACGGACGACGCCCTGCTCGTCCTCGAAGGACTGACGGTCTCCTATCCCACGGCCCAGGGAGAGAAGACCGTCGTCGACGGAGTCTCCCTGACAGTGCGCCGGGGCGAAGTCCTCGGACTGGTGGGGGAGTCGGGTTCGGGCAAGAGCCAAACCGCCTTCGCGGTGCTCGGGTTGCTGCCACGGGAGGCCCAAGTCACCACCACCCGGCTGGAGTTCGACGGCACGGAACTGGGACGGCTCGGCAGTACCGCGATGAACCGCTACCGCGGCCACCGGATCGCCTACGTCCCGCAGGAACCGATGTCCAACCTCGACCCCTCCTTCCGTATCGGCGCCCAACTGGTCGAACCGGTACGCCGACACCTCGGGCTGTCGGCCACCGAGGCGAAGGCGAAGACGCTCGGCCTGCTGGAGCGGGTCGGCATCTCCGACCCCGAGCGGGTCTTCCGCGCCTATCCGCACCAGATCTCCGGCGGTATGGCGCAGCGCGTCCTCATCGCCGGCGCGGTGTCCTGCGAACCGGACCTGCTGATCGCCGACGAGCCGACCACCGCCCTCGACGTGACCGTGCAGGCGGAGGTCCTCGACCTGATGCGATCCCTGCAGCGCGAGCGGAACATGGGCCTGATCCTGGTGACCCACGACTTCGGCGTGGTGGCCGACCTCTGCGACCGCGTGACGGTGATGCAGACCGGCGCCGTCGTGGAGTCCGCGCCCGTGGCCCAGTTG
- a CDS encoding ABC transporter permease — protein MIVFLVRRIAAGLVLVLVIATTTFALMGLTGSDPVRQIVGQTATQQQVTAKSAELGLDQPFVVRYGHWLADAVHGNLGSSWFSGESVTSSLENKLPVTLSIVLAALLVSAVLSTVLGVAAAVRRGALDQLVQLLAVLGFAVPSFLVALVFAVVIGVDLGWLPATGYVPLADSAGGWLRSITLPALSLSVGAIAATAQQVRGSMVDVLRADYVRTLRSRGISERSLLFRHALRNAAPAALTVLALQFIGLVGGAVVVEKVFGLNGIGSQATSAGSQGDTPVVMGVVVVMVALVVVVNILMDLAYGWLNPKVRVG, from the coding sequence TCGCGCTGATGGGCCTCACCGGCTCCGACCCGGTCCGCCAGATCGTCGGGCAGACCGCCACCCAGCAGCAGGTGACCGCGAAATCCGCCGAACTCGGCCTGGACCAGCCCTTCGTGGTCCGCTACGGCCACTGGCTCGCGGACGCGGTGCACGGCAACCTCGGCAGCTCGTGGTTCAGCGGTGAGTCCGTGACGAGCTCACTGGAGAACAAGCTGCCGGTCACCCTGTCGATCGTGCTGGCCGCGCTCCTGGTGTCGGCCGTACTGAGCACGGTGCTGGGCGTGGCCGCCGCGGTCCGCCGGGGCGCCCTGGACCAACTGGTGCAACTGCTCGCGGTGTTGGGGTTCGCCGTACCCAGCTTCCTGGTCGCCCTGGTCTTCGCCGTCGTGATCGGCGTCGACCTGGGCTGGCTGCCCGCGACCGGTTACGTCCCGCTGGCCGACTCGGCGGGCGGGTGGCTCCGGTCGATCACCCTGCCCGCGCTGTCGCTCTCCGTCGGAGCGATCGCCGCCACCGCCCAGCAGGTGCGCGGCTCCATGGTCGACGTCCTGCGCGCCGACTACGTACGCACCCTCCGCAGCCGGGGCATCAGCGAGCGGAGCCTGCTGTTCCGGCACGCCCTGCGCAACGCCGCCCCGGCCGCGCTGACCGTGCTGGCCCTGCAGTTCATCGGCCTGGTCGGCGGCGCGGTGGTCGTCGAGAAGGTCTTCGGCCTCAACGGCATCGGCAGCCAGGCGACGAGCGCCGGCTCGCAGGGCGACACCCCGGTGGTCATGGGCGTCGTCGTGGTCATGGTCGCCCTCGTCGTGGTGGTCAACATCCTGATGGACCTCGCATACGGCTGGCTCAACCCGAAGGTGCGTGTCGGATGA